One genomic segment of Rubripirellula amarantea includes these proteins:
- a CDS encoding NADPH-dependent FMN reductase gives MSRIIAFAGSTRVGSYNKMLLRAAVENARRAGGEVTHVDLRDYPMPLYDGDLEESEGQPPHATELYEMMKEHQGLLLACPEYNSSITGVLKNTIDWVSRPRDGDPPMAAFAGKTAALMSASPGALGGLRGLVHVRAILGNIGVTVIANQIAVPRVMDVFDDTGTLVDARTAEKVAGLAKELVETTNKLHG, from the coding sequence ATGTCACGGATCATCGCATTTGCAGGAAGTACCCGGGTTGGCTCCTATAACAAGATGCTTTTGCGAGCAGCGGTGGAGAATGCGCGACGCGCCGGTGGTGAGGTCACTCACGTTGATCTTCGTGACTATCCAATGCCACTTTACGATGGTGATCTTGAAGAATCGGAAGGCCAACCGCCGCACGCGACCGAGTTGTACGAGATGATGAAGGAGCATCAGGGGCTGTTGTTGGCGTGTCCGGAATACAACAGTTCGATCACGGGTGTTTTGAAAAACACGATTGATTGGGTGTCACGACCGCGTGACGGCGACCCACCGATGGCTGCGTTCGCGGGGAAGACTGCCGCTCTGATGAGTGCTTCGCCCGGTGCCCTGGGCGGACTTCGAGGCCTAGTGCATGTCCGTGCCATTCTGGGAAATATCGGCGTCACGGTGATCGCCAATCAAATTGCGGTGCCACGGGTGATGGACGTGTTCGATGACACCGGAACGTTGGTCGATGCTCGAACGGCGGAGAAGGTTGCCGGACTCGCAAAGGAACTTGTCGAAACCACCAACAAACTGCATGGATAG